One window of Psychrobacillus sp. FSL H8-0483 genomic DNA carries:
- a CDS encoding LysM peptidoglycan-binding domain-containing protein, whose amino-acid sequence MKQDDYQKKIDEHRQSISLEDDSTELRRSRRSNSSKKAKKKSKNVLIPTLFGVFILIPIFMFIYVYYFFTPEEEEVTDPGIIQMETKTISNGLSKQEEAKETVDENTEGVEQTPVTTTETEEKEETKNVENLEEKKETQVETSQQVQANTHTVGKGETLYRIAMNYYNNPDAVEKIKDANGLSSNEISVGQKLILP is encoded by the coding sequence ATGAAACAAGATGACTATCAGAAAAAAATTGATGAACATAGACAATCAATCAGTTTAGAAGATGATTCTACTGAATTAAGAAGAAGCAGAAGATCTAATTCATCGAAAAAGGCGAAGAAAAAGTCGAAAAATGTATTAATTCCCACATTATTTGGTGTTTTTATCTTAATTCCCATTTTCATGTTCATTTATGTGTATTATTTCTTCACACCGGAAGAGGAAGAAGTTACCGATCCTGGAATAATCCAAATGGAAACTAAAACAATTTCAAATGGATTAAGTAAACAGGAAGAAGCGAAAGAAACTGTCGATGAAAATACTGAAGGCGTAGAACAAACGCCTGTGACAACTACTGAAACAGAAGAAAAAGAAGAGACAAAAAATGTAGAAAATCTAGAAGAAAAAAAGGAAACTCAAGTAGAAACCAGTCAACAAGTTCAAGCTAACACACATACTGTAGGGAAAGGAGAAACACTTTATCGAATAGCTATGAACTATTATAATAATCCTGATGCAGTAGAAAAAATTAAGGACGCAAATGGTTTATCATCTAATGAAATTTCCGTTGGTCAAAAATTAATTCTGCCATAA
- a CDS encoding ECF transporter S component, with amino-acid sequence MIKSKTRMLIAIAMLSSISFVLMLLAFPLPVLPAYLKVDFSDIPALIAAITMGPIAGVLVAFLKNVLDWLFAGSPTGVPVGHMANFVTSILFLTPVYLIYRKVTSSKGIAFGLGAGTISMAFGMSILNYYVFLPMYSYFLNFPMETGTALFNTIIFGILPFNLIKGILVTIVMIVLFKRMKPLLDKVTHSFQLPNVN; translated from the coding sequence ATGATTAAAAGTAAGACGCGAATGCTTATTGCAATCGCTATGTTGAGTAGTATTTCTTTTGTATTAATGCTGCTTGCGTTTCCGTTACCTGTTTTACCTGCATATTTGAAAGTGGACTTCAGTGATATTCCAGCATTAATTGCTGCAATCACTATGGGACCTATAGCAGGAGTACTCGTTGCATTTTTGAAAAATGTGTTAGATTGGCTGTTCGCAGGTAGTCCAACTGGTGTGCCAGTAGGACATATGGCTAACTTCGTAACAAGTATTTTATTTTTAACACCGGTTTATTTAATTTATCGTAAAGTTACATCTTCTAAAGGAATTGCGTTTGGTTTAGGAGCAGGAACAATTTCGATGGCCTTTGGCATGAGTATTTTAAATTATTATGTATTCTTACCAATGTATTCCTATTTTTTAAATTTTCCAATGGAAACAGGTACAGCATTATTCAATACAATAATTTTCGGTATTTTACCGTTTAACTTAATAAAAGGTATTTTAGTGACAATTGTTATGATTGTTTTATTTAAGCGAATGAAACCTTTGCTGGATAAAGTAACACATTCATTTCAACTTCCTAATGTAAATTAA
- a CDS encoding RecQ family ATP-dependent DNA helicase, which translates to MDKLTEVLHSKFGYTSFREGQKEVIEQVLARQDVVAILPTGMGKSLLYQLPAYFMDGTVIVISPLLSLMQDQVEQLKMMGEKRVIAINSFLSYDQKEIVLRDLAVYKFIFTSPEMLQNERFNKALSAIPIAYIVADEAHCISQWGFDFRPDYLRISKSLKNVKDVPVLALTATATKNVVEDIKSTLLMKSPYEYIHSLDRTSIAYEAREVDNQQEKITWIFGRITSTRGPGILYTQSRKKTEFYAEELRNRGIRVAFYHAKMDQDDRILIQQQFQQGQLDWICATNAFGMGIHKGDIRQVIHDHIPTSIASYMQEVGRAARDGKQSIASIIYTNSDVEQAFYVAMQDFPGEPDIRLTYQHQLEGIELQLPETTARILNYWKEELTEQETIHLFQNIKQKKWVEIQSLYTMLQNEVCVREQLLHYFDEQLLERPVHCCSKCGLHIQDIFQMDKEQKIEKIELNWKNRLNRLLH; encoded by the coding sequence ATGGATAAGTTGACTGAAGTACTTCATAGTAAATTTGGTTACACTTCTTTTAGAGAAGGTCAAAAAGAAGTAATCGAGCAAGTTCTTGCAAGACAGGATGTAGTTGCGATTTTACCCACTGGCATGGGGAAATCGTTGCTGTATCAGTTGCCGGCTTACTTTATGGATGGAACTGTCATTGTCATTTCACCTTTGTTATCGTTAATGCAAGATCAAGTAGAACAACTTAAAATGATGGGAGAGAAACGAGTTATTGCCATTAACTCATTTTTATCTTATGACCAAAAAGAAATTGTTCTTAGGGATTTAGCTGTCTATAAGTTTATTTTTACTTCGCCTGAAATGCTACAGAACGAACGTTTTAACAAAGCGCTATCTGCAATTCCTATTGCCTACATTGTAGCCGATGAAGCACATTGTATCTCGCAATGGGGATTTGATTTTAGACCTGATTATTTAAGAATATCGAAATCGCTAAAAAATGTTAAAGATGTTCCTGTACTCGCACTGACTGCTACTGCAACTAAAAATGTAGTAGAAGATATTAAATCGACGTTATTAATGAAAAGTCCATATGAATATATCCATTCGCTTGACCGTACTTCTATTGCTTACGAAGCCCGAGAGGTAGATAACCAACAAGAAAAAATAACATGGATATTTGGAAGGATAACTTCCACTAGAGGACCAGGTATTTTATATACACAGTCCCGAAAAAAAACAGAATTTTATGCAGAGGAGCTACGAAATCGGGGAATTCGTGTTGCGTTCTATCATGCAAAAATGGATCAAGACGATCGCATATTAATTCAACAGCAGTTTCAGCAAGGACAATTGGATTGGATCTGTGCTACAAATGCTTTCGGGATGGGTATACATAAAGGAGATATAAGACAAGTTATACATGATCATATCCCAACTTCTATTGCTAGCTATATGCAAGAGGTAGGTAGAGCTGCCCGCGACGGTAAGCAGTCTATTGCTTCCATCATTTATACGAACTCAGATGTAGAACAAGCATTTTATGTTGCAATGCAAGATTTTCCAGGTGAACCTGATATTCGATTGACCTACCAACACCAATTAGAGGGAATAGAATTACAGCTTCCAGAAACAACTGCCCGTATTTTAAATTATTGGAAGGAAGAGTTAACTGAACAGGAAACAATTCATTTATTTCAAAACATTAAACAAAAGAAGTGGGTAGAAATTCAAAGCTTATACACAATGCTTCAAAATGAGGTATGTGTGAGAGAACAATTATTACACTATTTCGATGAACAGTTGTTGGAAAGGCCGGTTCATTGTTGTTCTAAATGCGGTCTTCATATACAAGATATTTTTCAAATGGATAAAGAACAAAAGATAGAAAAAATTGAGTTAAATTGGAAAAACAGACTAAATAGACTGCTCCACTAG
- a CDS encoding ferredoxin has protein sequence MAKYTIVDKDTCIACGACGAAAPDIYDYDDEGIAFVILDNNMGTTEVPEELLEDMEDAFEGCPTDSIKVADESFEGDALKFE, from the coding sequence ATGGCTAAATATACAATAGTAGATAAAGATACATGTATCGCATGCGGAGCTTGTGGAGCAGCTGCACCAGATATCTATGATTATGATGATGAAGGAATTGCTTTCGTCATTTTAGATAATAACATGGGTACGACGGAAGTTCCAGAAGAACTGCTAGAGGACATGGAAGATGCTTTTGAGGGCTGTCCAACAGATTCCATAAAAGTAGCAGACGAATCATTCGAAGGTGACGCTTTAAAATTCGAATAA
- a CDS encoding helix-turn-helix domain-containing protein, with protein MYFQKLLLVIIHKFNGERSSMAPYYLLKGKKSGQTIQDVTYFDLHPFFSLYPKLSKEEYNVEISTLLSKNLIEVKEAFIFITEQGLGQIKSMRENLYNGWDLRGNEHIFWRRLDLTVQTLSHFQANEKRFIPNQKDNAIHHFVRGFLLKRNFQSSTYGSQFKNQLMLLLENPKLLEIHRTLFVYRLSGYKESGLTWEQLAQEQNSTILDMKFQFIECLHILLSDITAEKFPDLYELSKDIYVLTPLTDSASKTSQLFEKGYTIDEIAQMRFLKLNTIEDHVIEIVSANQMFPIYSFITSEQLQRVLDISKQLKTKKLKIIRENASDLSYFQIRLALTKGEEVHG; from the coding sequence TTGTATTTTCAAAAACTTTTACTTGTAATCATACATAAATTTAATGGAGAACGGTCTTCCATGGCACCATATTATCTATTAAAAGGAAAGAAATCAGGACAGACGATACAAGATGTTACTTATTTTGACCTTCATCCTTTTTTCTCTCTTTATCCTAAACTATCTAAAGAAGAATATAATGTCGAAATTTCAACACTTCTCTCCAAAAATCTTATAGAAGTGAAAGAAGCGTTTATTTTTATTACCGAACAAGGACTTGGGCAAATCAAGTCGATGAGAGAAAATCTTTACAATGGATGGGACTTAAGGGGTAATGAACATATTTTCTGGAGGAGATTGGATCTTACCGTACAAACATTATCCCATTTCCAGGCAAATGAGAAAAGATTTATACCAAACCAAAAAGATAACGCTATACATCATTTTGTGAGGGGATTTTTATTAAAGAGAAATTTCCAATCCTCGACTTATGGTTCCCAATTTAAGAATCAACTTATGCTACTTCTCGAAAATCCAAAATTATTAGAAATACATCGCACCTTGTTTGTGTATCGACTAAGTGGATATAAAGAAAGCGGCTTGACCTGGGAGCAGCTTGCGCAGGAACAAAACTCAACAATTTTAGATATGAAGTTCCAATTTATTGAGTGTTTGCATATCCTGTTGAGCGATATAACTGCTGAGAAATTTCCGGATTTGTATGAACTATCGAAAGATATTTATGTCCTCACTCCTTTAACTGATTCCGCATCGAAAACAAGTCAATTATTTGAAAAAGGATATACCATCGATGAAATTGCACAAATGCGCTTTTTAAAATTAAATACAATTGAAGACCATGTCATTGAAATTGTTTCCGCTAATCAAATGTTTCCTATTTATTCTTTTATAACATCTGAGCAACTTCAAAGAGTGTTGGATATATCTAAACAATTAAAAACGAAAAAATTAAAAATTATTCGGGAAAATGCTTCGGATTTAAGTTATTTTCAAATAAGACTCGCTTTAACAAAAGGGGAAGAAGTGCATGGATAA
- a CDS encoding CBS domain-containing protein, with protein MFVKSVMIPKEKCLTVHVNTTVLEALQELEAKEIDALPIIENGKYKGMFNKYLLYKAFFYSDLDKESFLQQTTVSDVITREDTFVQIEDVFENAFIKLYDFPILAVVENDKFLGLVTRYDTITQFKSAFGMNSKGTRITFTSVESEGRILKMSDILHKYHTSVISLVTFDETDKLVRRIVLKIENDQKIDRILKDLEKSGFRVLHIEKDA; from the coding sequence ATGTTTGTAAAAAGTGTCATGATTCCGAAAGAAAAATGTTTAACGGTACATGTGAATACTACAGTATTAGAAGCTCTACAAGAACTAGAAGCAAAAGAAATCGATGCACTACCGATTATTGAAAATGGAAAGTATAAAGGAATGTTCAATAAGTATCTTTTATACAAAGCCTTTTTTTATAGTGATTTAGATAAAGAAAGCTTTTTACAACAAACAACAGTATCAGATGTTATAACTAGAGAAGATACGTTTGTTCAAATAGAGGATGTATTTGAAAATGCATTTATCAAGCTCTATGATTTTCCAATCCTTGCGGTTGTAGAAAACGACAAGTTTCTTGGTCTGGTTACTCGCTATGATACAATTACTCAATTTAAAAGTGCATTCGGAATGAATAGTAAAGGTACGAGGATAACGTTTACTTCAGTTGAATCAGAAGGGCGTATTCTAAAAATGTCTGATATTCTTCATAAATATCATACATCTGTTATTTCACTTGTAACATTTGATGAAACAGACAAACTAGTTCGCCGAATTGTGCTCAAAATTGAGAACGATCAAAAAATAGATCGAATTTTAAAGGATCTCGAGAAGTCAGGTTTTCGTG